Proteins found in one Massilia sp. H6 genomic segment:
- a CDS encoding alpha-amylase family glycosyl hydrolase: MKLPVLAAAMLLAFGAANAGAHTVPRQPAGKPFVWENATVYFLLTDRFNNGDKSNDHAYGRKHDAALLRGFMGGDLAGVTAKIRDGYFKDLGVTAIWLTPPTEQIHGATDEGTGRSYAFHGYWAKDFTTVDANLGTEQDFRTLVETAHANGIRVIFDVVMNHTGPVTKQDPVWPSDWVRTGPKCAFKDAPTTIDCTLVENLPDFRTGSKTEVALPPLLVKKWKKEGRYQREVKELDTFFARTGYPRTPRYYLIKWNTDWVRKYGVDGFRADTVKHTEPEVWKELKQEASLAYEEWKRANPDKRLGDLPFFMTSEVYGYAIEHGRSYDMGGGTKVDYLANGFDSMINFSMKTDAAQDYEKLFSSYSAALQGPMKGYSVLNYVSSHDDGSPFDPLRLRPYESANKLMLAPGSAQIYYGDETARILKVDGAQGDATLRSFMNWDELASNAPRGAHRVAEIREHWARLGRFRAAHPAVGAGVHQMLAASPYTFKRTWQGKGVSDRVVVALDLPGDKPVPISVAGVFTDGQTVRDWYTGKSAVVSGGKVRFDTAAPVALIAQD, from the coding sequence ATGAAACTTCCCGTCCTTGCCGCCGCCATGCTGCTCGCCTTTGGCGCTGCCAATGCAGGCGCCCATACCGTACCGCGCCAGCCTGCCGGCAAGCCCTTCGTGTGGGAAAACGCCACCGTGTATTTCCTGCTGACCGATCGCTTCAACAACGGCGACAAGTCCAACGACCACGCCTACGGCCGCAAGCATGACGCAGCCTTGCTGCGCGGCTTCATGGGGGGCGACCTGGCCGGCGTCACGGCCAAGATCCGCGACGGCTATTTCAAGGACCTGGGCGTGACCGCCATCTGGCTCACGCCGCCGACCGAGCAGATCCACGGCGCGACCGACGAGGGCACCGGCCGCAGTTACGCTTTCCACGGTTACTGGGCCAAGGATTTCACCACCGTCGACGCCAACCTGGGCACCGAACAGGACTTCCGTACCCTGGTCGAGACTGCGCACGCCAACGGCATCCGCGTGATCTTCGACGTGGTGATGAACCACACCGGCCCGGTGACCAAGCAAGACCCGGTGTGGCCGTCGGATTGGGTCCGCACCGGTCCCAAGTGCGCTTTCAAGGACGCTCCCACCACCATTGACTGCACCCTGGTCGAGAATCTGCCGGACTTCCGCACCGGCAGCAAGACCGAGGTCGCGCTGCCGCCGCTGCTGGTGAAGAAGTGGAAGAAAGAAGGGCGCTACCAGCGCGAGGTGAAAGAACTCGACACCTTCTTCGCGCGCACCGGTTATCCGCGCACCCCGCGCTACTACCTGATCAAGTGGAACACCGACTGGGTGCGCAAGTATGGCGTGGACGGCTTCCGCGCCGACACCGTCAAGCACACCGAACCCGAAGTCTGGAAAGAGCTCAAGCAAGAGGCCAGCCTGGCCTACGAAGAATGGAAGCGCGCCAATCCCGACAAGCGCCTGGGCGACCTGCCATTTTTCATGACCTCGGAAGTCTACGGCTATGCGATCGAGCACGGGCGCAGCTACGACATGGGCGGCGGCACCAAGGTCGACTACCTGGCCAATGGCTTCGACAGCATGATCAATTTCAGCATGAAGACCGATGCGGCGCAGGACTATGAAAAGCTGTTCTCGAGTTATTCGGCGGCGCTGCAAGGTCCGATGAAAGGCTATTCGGTGCTGAACTACGTCAGCTCGCACGACGACGGCAGTCCGTTCGACCCGCTGCGCCTGCGCCCCTACGAATCGGCGAACAAGCTGATGCTGGCCCCGGGCTCGGCCCAGATCTACTATGGCGACGAAACCGCGCGCATCCTGAAGGTCGACGGTGCGCAAGGCGATGCTACCTTGCGCTCTTTCATGAACTGGGATGAGCTGGCGTCGAATGCGCCGCGCGGCGCCCACCGCGTGGCCGAGATCCGCGAACATTGGGCCAGGCTGGGCCGTTTCCGCGCCGCCCACCCGGCCGTGGGGGCGGGCGTGCACCAGATGCTCGCTGCCAGTCCGTACACCTTCAAGCGCACCTGGCAAGGCAAGGGCGTGAGCGACCGCGTGGTGGTTGCGCTCGACCTGCCGGGCGACAAGCCAGTGCCGATTTCGGTGGCCGGCGTGTTCACCGACGGCCAGACGGTGCGCGACTGGTATACCGGCAAATCGGCCGTGGTCAGTGGCGGCAAGGTGCGCTTCGATACCGCCGCGCCGGTGGCCCTGATCGCGCAAGACTAA
- a CDS encoding alpha/beta hydrolase, whose protein sequence is MPLPHRPALALALTIMLGVPAMTAIAADAASAAARASTALPGVSLFAPLEMPGLDRKRQVRLYLPPGYAASGKRYPVLYMHDGQNLFDNATAYAGEWGVDETLDALARQGKLELIVVGIDNGGDKRMTELNAWNSERFGAAEGREYLDFIVKTLKPQIDQRYRTLPGREHTAIMGSSMGGLASHYALAQYPEVFSKAGVFSPAYWTAQPVFGFMAGKPLPKDARVFMLMGEKEGPQMVADVQRMADVVAKSGHPAASTVLKIVPGAQHNETFWASELREALLWMFAPETTPATGSQ, encoded by the coding sequence ATGCCATTGCCGCACCGCCCTGCCCTTGCCCTTGCGTTGACCATCATGCTGGGCGTACCGGCCATGACTGCCATTGCTGCCGACGCCGCCAGCGCAGCGGCCAGGGCGTCGACCGCCCTGCCCGGCGTGAGCCTGTTCGCGCCACTGGAGATGCCGGGCCTGGATCGCAAGCGCCAGGTGCGGCTGTACCTGCCGCCGGGCTATGCGGCCTCGGGTAAGCGCTATCCGGTGCTCTATATGCACGACGGCCAGAACCTGTTCGACAACGCCACCGCCTATGCCGGCGAGTGGGGCGTGGACGAAACGCTCGATGCGCTGGCCAGGCAAGGCAAGCTCGAACTGATCGTGGTCGGCATCGACAACGGCGGCGACAAGCGCATGACCGAGTTGAATGCCTGGAACAGCGAACGCTTTGGCGCTGCCGAAGGCCGCGAGTACCTTGACTTCATCGTCAAGACGCTCAAGCCGCAGATCGACCAGCGCTACCGCACCCTGCCCGGGCGCGAACACACGGCCATCATGGGCAGCTCGATGGGTGGCCTGGCCTCGCATTACGCGCTGGCCCAGTACCCCGAAGTATTTAGCAAGGCGGGCGTGTTTTCGCCAGCCTACTGGACCGCCCAGCCCGTGTTTGGCTTCATGGCAGGCAAGCCGCTGCCGAAGGACGCGCGGGTGTTCATGCTGATGGGAGAAAAAGAAGGACCGCAGATGGTGGCGGACGTCCAGCGCATGGCCGACGTGGTGGCAAAAAGCGGCCATCCGGCGGCCAGCACGGTGCTCAAGATCGTGCCGGGCGCGCAGCACAACGAAACGTTCTGGGCCAGCGAATTGCGCGAAGCGCTGCTGTGGATGTTCGCGCCGGAAACGACCCCGGCCACCGGCAGCCAATAA
- a CDS encoding MFS transporter has product MDMHTGAIKPRLSFWQLWNMSFGFFGIQFGFALQNANTSRIFSTLGADPDNLALYWLAAPVTGLLVQPIIGYLSDNTWHPKWGRRRPFFFIGAVLAAIALFLMPNSSVLWMAVAVLWLMDAAINVSMEPFRAFVGDKLDVSQQTAGYAMQTFFIGCGAVIASLLPTFFESMGVSNEAVGGMIPDTVRYSFYSGGAIFFLAVLWTVLTATEQPPADLDAFNAERKHARSIKVALREIIGGFAKMPKTMVQLAFVQFFTWIALFAMWIYTSSAIAENVFGTVDAQSSAFQAAGSWVGIMFAVYSGVSALAAFILPVFARATSRKTVHATCLAIGGLSLASIYFITDKEHLLLPMIGVGLAWASILTMPYAILAGALPAKRMGYFMGLFNFFVVIPQICSGLLLGGVTKHFFGGQTVQTLVLGGVCMLIAAVLTLFVSDRAAPVKSALKVAD; this is encoded by the coding sequence ATGGATATGCACACCGGCGCCATCAAGCCGCGCCTGTCGTTCTGGCAGCTCTGGAACATGAGCTTCGGCTTTTTCGGCATCCAGTTCGGCTTCGCGCTGCAGAACGCCAATACCAGCCGCATCTTCTCGACGCTTGGCGCCGACCCCGACAACCTGGCCCTGTACTGGCTGGCAGCGCCGGTCACCGGCCTGCTGGTGCAGCCGATTATCGGCTACCTGAGCGACAATACCTGGCACCCCAAGTGGGGCCGGCGCCGCCCGTTCTTCTTCATCGGCGCCGTGCTGGCCGCCATTGCCCTGTTCCTGATGCCCAATTCTTCGGTGCTGTGGATGGCCGTGGCCGTGTTGTGGCTGATGGATGCCGCCATCAACGTCTCGATGGAGCCGTTCCGCGCCTTCGTGGGCGACAAGCTCGACGTCTCGCAGCAGACCGCCGGTTACGCGATGCAGACCTTCTTCATCGGCTGCGGCGCGGTGATCGCCTCGCTGCTGCCGACCTTCTTCGAATCGATGGGCGTATCGAACGAAGCGGTGGGCGGCATGATTCCGGACACCGTGCGCTATTCGTTCTATTCGGGTGGCGCCATTTTCTTCCTGGCCGTGCTCTGGACCGTGCTCACCGCCACCGAACAGCCGCCTGCCGACCTCGATGCCTTCAACGCCGAACGCAAGCATGCCCGCAGCATCAAGGTGGCGCTGCGTGAAATCATCGGCGGCTTTGCCAAGATGCCCAAGACCATGGTGCAGCTGGCCTTTGTGCAGTTCTTTACCTGGATCGCGCTGTTCGCGATGTGGATCTACACCAGCTCGGCGATCGCTGAGAACGTGTTCGGCACGGTCGATGCCCAATCTTCCGCGTTCCAGGCGGCCGGCAGCTGGGTCGGCATCATGTTTGCAGTCTACAGCGGCGTCTCGGCGCTGGCCGCGTTCATCCTGCCGGTGTTCGCGCGCGCCACCAGCCGCAAGACCGTGCATGCCACCTGCCTCGCCATCGGCGGCCTGAGCCTGGCCAGCATCTATTTCATCACCGACAAGGAGCACCTGCTGCTGCCGATGATCGGCGTCGGCCTGGCCTGGGCCTCGATCCTGACCATGCCCTACGCGATCCTGGCGGGCGCGCTGCCAGCCAAGCGCATGGGCTATTTCATGGGCCTGTTCAACTTCTTCGTCGTGATCCCGCAGATCTGCAGCGGCCTGCTGCTGGGCGGCGTGACCAAGCATTTCTTTGGCGGCCAGACCGTGCAGACGCTGGTGCTGGGTGGGGTCTGCATGCTGATCGCCGCCGTGCTGACCCTGTTCGTCTCCGACCGCGCCGCACCGGTCAAGTCGGCGCTCAAGGTGGCCGACTAA
- a CDS encoding alpha-D-glucose phosphate-specific phosphoglucomutase: MSIHTIATTPFAGQRPGTSGLRKKVSQFQQPGYLENFIEAIFLTLGDAPASERRSIVVGGDGRYFNREAIQTILRMAAAHGVARVLVGQGGILSTPAVSCVIRKHAAFGGIVLSASHNPGGPDGDFGIKYNIGNGGPAPESITEAMFAHTQALTSYRISDGGPVELDRLGTSRIENMVVEVIDPVADYAALMARLFDFKAISALFAGGLRMRFDAMHAVSGPYARAILEGLLGAPAGTVVNGEPLEDFGGGHPDPNPVNAAELIAHMEGVDAPDFGAASDGDGDRNMIVGRGIAVTPSDSLAIIAANASLAPGYAGGIKGIARSMPTSTAADRVADALGISCFETPTGWKYFGNLMDANLVTLCGEESYGTGSHHIREKDGLWAVLFWLNLLAVRGESVEQIVRAHWARFGRNYYSRHDYEAVDAVAADAMMTALRDKLPDLAGQSFGRYRVALADDFVYTDPVDHSVATRQGIRIAMVDGSRIVLRLSGTGTEGATIRLYLERYEADPAHHDIEPQLALAELIDIAHSISGLRHYTGRERPTVIT; the protein is encoded by the coding sequence ATGAGCATCCACACCATTGCGACCACGCCCTTCGCCGGGCAGCGGCCCGGCACGTCGGGGCTGCGCAAGAAGGTCAGCCAGTTCCAGCAGCCCGGCTATCTCGAGAATTTCATCGAGGCGATCTTCCTGACCCTGGGTGACGCGCCAGCCAGCGAGCGCCGCAGCATTGTCGTCGGCGGCGACGGCCGCTATTTCAACCGCGAAGCAATCCAGACCATCCTGCGCATGGCAGCCGCCCACGGCGTGGCGCGGGTGCTGGTCGGACAAGGCGGCATCCTGTCCACGCCCGCGGTGAGCTGCGTGATCCGCAAGCACGCCGCCTTTGGCGGCATCGTGCTCTCGGCCAGCCACAATCCGGGCGGTCCGGACGGCGACTTCGGCATCAAGTACAACATCGGCAACGGTGGACCGGCCCCGGAAAGCATCACCGAGGCGATGTTCGCGCATACCCAGGCGCTCACCTCGTACCGCATCAGCGATGGCGGCCCGGTCGAGCTCGACCGGCTTGGGACCAGCCGCATCGAAAACATGGTGGTCGAGGTCATCGACCCGGTTGCCGACTATGCCGCACTGATGGCGCGCCTGTTCGACTTCAAGGCGATTTCAGCGTTGTTCGCGGGAGGCTTGCGGATGCGTTTCGACGCCATGCACGCCGTGTCGGGACCGTACGCGCGCGCCATTCTCGAAGGCTTGCTGGGCGCGCCGGCCGGCACGGTGGTCAATGGCGAACCACTCGAAGACTTCGGCGGCGGCCACCCGGACCCCAATCCGGTCAACGCGGCCGAACTCATCGCCCACATGGAAGGCGTGGACGCGCCCGACTTCGGCGCCGCCTCCGACGGCGACGGCGACCGTAACATGATCGTCGGCCGCGGCATTGCCGTGACGCCCTCGGACAGCCTGGCCATCATCGCCGCCAATGCAAGCCTGGCCCCGGGCTATGCCGGCGGCATCAAGGGCATTGCACGCTCGATGCCCACATCAACGGCGGCCGACCGCGTGGCCGACGCGCTGGGCATCTCCTGCTTCGAGACGCCGACCGGCTGGAAGTATTTCGGCAACCTGATGGACGCCAACCTGGTGACACTGTGCGGCGAAGAAAGCTACGGCACCGGCTCGCACCACATTCGCGAGAAAGATGGCCTGTGGGCCGTGCTGTTCTGGCTCAACCTGCTCGCGGTGCGCGGCGAATCGGTCGAGCAGATCGTGCGCGCGCACTGGGCGCGTTTCGGGCGCAACTATTATTCGCGCCACGACTACGAAGCGGTCGATGCCGTCGCCGCCGACGCCATGATGACGGCGCTGCGCGACAAGCTCCCCGACCTGGCGGGCCAGTCGTTCGGCCGCTATCGCGTGGCGCTGGCCGACGATTTCGTCTATACCGACCCGGTCGACCATTCGGTGGCCACGCGCCAGGGCATCCGCATCGCGATGGTGGACGGCTCGCGCATCGTGCTGCGCCTGTCCGGCACCGGCACCGAAGGCGCGACCATACGCCTCTACCTCGAACGCTACGAGGCCGATCCGGCGCATCACGACATCGAACCCCAGCTTGCCCTGGCCGAACTGATCGACATTGCCCACAGCATCTCGGGCCTGCGCCATTACACCGGCCGCGAGCGCCCGACCGTGATTACCTGA
- a CDS encoding DEAD/DEAH box helicase: MSDTPLPTFTDLNLSAPVLKALKDVGYEAPSPIQAATIPLLLANRDVLGQAQTGTGKTAAFALPILSNIDIKQTTPQALVLAPTRELAIQVAEAFQTYAAHIKGFHVLPIYGGQSYGPQLQALRRGVHVIVGTPGRVIDHLEKGSLDLSKLKTLVLDEADEMLRMGFIDDVEQILKKTPAERQTTLFSATMPPAIKRIAKTYLRDPQEVTVAAKTGTAENITQRYWLVSGMQKLEALTRILEAEPFDGMIIFARTKLGTEELATKLQARGFAAVAINGDMAQQARERTIEQLKNGKIDILVATDVAARGLDVERISHVINYDVPSDPESYTHRIGRTGRAGRSGDAILFITPRERSLLKAIERATRQPVSQLTLPTVKAVNDVRIAKFKDQITEVLAAGGLEQFRSLIEEYEREQNVPAVDIAAALAKLGRGDVPLLIERPDREPRAEFASREASGTWEDRPARAPREASGPGAFKKERVARESEPGMATFRIEVGHQHGVKPGNIVGAIANEANIPSKYIGRIEIYDDFSTLDLPDDMPPDLVSHLKTVWVAGQQLNITRDGETPAAPSERKKSFTKAGTKKPHRKG, from the coding sequence ATGTCAGACACCCCCCTCCCGACGTTTACCGACCTGAATCTTTCCGCGCCCGTGCTCAAGGCGCTGAAAGACGTCGGCTACGAAGCACCGTCGCCGATCCAGGCTGCTACCATCCCGCTGCTGCTGGCCAACCGCGACGTGCTCGGGCAGGCCCAGACCGGCACCGGCAAGACCGCGGCCTTCGCGCTGCCGATCCTGTCGAACATCGACATCAAGCAAACCACGCCGCAGGCGCTGGTGCTGGCGCCGACGCGCGAGCTGGCGATCCAGGTGGCAGAGGCCTTCCAGACCTATGCCGCCCATATCAAGGGCTTCCATGTGCTGCCGATCTACGGCGGCCAGAGCTACGGCCCGCAGCTGCAGGCGCTGCGCCGCGGCGTGCACGTCATCGTCGGCACCCCGGGCCGCGTGATCGACCACCTCGAGAAAGGCTCGCTCGACCTCTCCAAGCTTAAAACGCTGGTGCTGGACGAAGCCGACGAAATGCTGCGCATGGGCTTCATCGACGACGTCGAGCAGATCCTCAAGAAGACCCCGGCCGAGCGCCAGACCACGCTGTTCTCGGCCACCATGCCGCCGGCGATCAAGCGCATCGCCAAGACCTACCTGCGCGACCCGCAAGAAGTCACCGTCGCGGCCAAGACCGGCACCGCCGAGAACATCACCCAGCGTTACTGGCTGGTCTCGGGCATGCAGAAGCTCGAGGCGCTGACCCGCATCCTCGAAGCCGAGCCGTTCGACGGCATGATCATCTTCGCCCGCACCAAGCTCGGCACCGAAGAGCTGGCGACCAAGCTGCAGGCACGCGGTTTCGCCGCCGTCGCCATCAACGGCGACATGGCCCAGCAGGCACGCGAACGCACCATCGAGCAGCTCAAGAACGGCAAGATCGATATCCTGGTAGCCACCGACGTCGCCGCGCGCGGCCTCGACGTCGAGCGCATCAGCCATGTGATCAACTACGACGTGCCGTCCGACCCGGAAAGCTATACCCACCGCATCGGCCGTACCGGCCGCGCCGGCCGCAGCGGCGACGCGATCCTGTTCATCACGCCGCGCGAGCGCAGCCTGTTGAAAGCCATCGAGCGCGCCACGCGCCAGCCGGTGTCGCAGCTGACGCTGCCGACCGTCAAGGCCGTCAACGACGTGCGGATCGCCAAGTTCAAGGACCAGATCACCGAGGTGCTCGCGGCCGGCGGCCTGGAGCAGTTCCGTTCGCTGATCGAGGAATACGAACGCGAGCAGAACGTGCCCGCGGTCGACATCGCCGCCGCGCTGGCAAAGCTGGGCCGTGGCGACGTGCCGCTGTTGATCGAGCGTCCCGACCGCGAGCCACGCGCCGAATTCGCCTCGCGCGAAGCGTCCGGCACCTGGGAAGACCGTCCGGCGCGTGCCCCGCGCGAAGCAAGCGGCCCTGGCGCCTTCAAGAAAGAGCGCGTGGCGCGCGAGTCCGAGCCGGGCATGGCGACCTTCCGCATCGAAGTCGGCCACCAGCATGGCGTCAAGCCGGGCAATATCGTCGGCGCGATCGCCAACGAGGCCAATATCCCGTCGAAGTACATCGGCCGCATCGAGATCTACGACGACTTCAGCACGCTCGACCTGCCGGACGACATGCCGCCCGACCTGGTCAGCCACCTCAAGACCGTGTGGGTGGCCGGCCAGCAGCTGAACATCACGCGCGATGGTGAAACGCCGGCGGCGCCGTCCGAGCGCAAGAAGTCGTTTACCAAGGCGGGCACCAAGAAGCCGCACCGCAAAGGTTAA
- a CDS encoding glucokinase has translation MTVEPATELKAPRAAFADGPRLLADIGATHARFGLETAPGVLRQVAVLRCDEYSGIVPLLHAYLAQAGGARISHAAFALANPISGDFIRMTNRDWQFSTDEVRRELGLSTLLIVNDFTALAMALPGFKPQDLMQVGGGAPQSHAVAGVLGPGTGLGVSGVIPTIDGFITLGSEGGHVNFAPSDEREFAILQYAWQEWQHVSNERLISGPGIELIYRALARRNGVVAPPRVTAEIVSAALDEHDALCLETLETFAGMLGGAAANLAVTLGAFGGIFIGGGIVPRIAEWFASSPFRARFEAKGRFTDYIAQIPTYVIMTPNPALHGVSKILSEHLRGRSGANTLMDRVQQLRHELSPAEQRVAALVLEHPRKVLGEPIAEIARLADVSQPTVIRFCRSLGFQGLAEFKLKFAGSLTGTIPVRHSQVRMSDSTHDLSAKVIDNTVSAILKFRDQLDVHGIDRAIELLRRARRVEFYAMGNARAVALDAQHKFFRFRIPAALYGDSHLFTLAAGLLGPGDVVIAISTAGQLPELLAAVDIARAGGADVIAITSSKSALAKKASVCLAVDHSEDSTSFLSMISRILQLLLVDIMSVGISIGNQSEAAGEGNAEQRKLLISHLDI, from the coding sequence ATGACTGTTGAACCTGCTACCGAATTGAAAGCTCCCCGCGCCGCCTTTGCCGACGGCCCGCGCCTGCTCGCGGACATCGGCGCCACGCATGCGCGCTTCGGCCTCGAGACCGCGCCCGGCGTGCTGCGCCAGGTGGCGGTGCTGCGCTGCGACGAATACAGCGGCATCGTGCCGCTGCTGCATGCCTACCTGGCGCAGGCGGGCGGCGCGCGCATCAGCCACGCGGCTTTTGCGCTGGCCAATCCGATCAGCGGCGACTTCATCCGCATGACCAACCGCGACTGGCAGTTCTCGACCGACGAGGTGCGGCGCGAGCTTGGCCTGTCGACGCTGTTGATCGTCAACGACTTTACCGCGCTGGCGATGGCGCTGCCGGGCTTCAAGCCGCAAGACCTGATGCAGGTCGGCGGCGGCGCGCCGCAGAGCCACGCGGTGGCCGGCGTGCTCGGGCCAGGCACCGGCCTGGGCGTGTCGGGCGTGATCCCGACCATCGATGGTTTCATTACCCTCGGCAGCGAGGGCGGGCATGTCAACTTCGCCCCGAGCGACGAGCGCGAATTCGCAATCTTGCAATACGCCTGGCAAGAGTGGCAGCACGTCTCGAACGAGCGCCTGATTTCCGGCCCCGGCATCGAACTGATCTACCGCGCGCTGGCGCGCCGCAACGGCGTCGTGGCGCCTCCGCGCGTCACCGCCGAGATCGTAAGCGCCGCGCTCGACGAGCACGACGCCTTGTGCCTAGAAACCCTGGAGACCTTCGCTGGCATGCTCGGCGGCGCGGCGGCCAACCTGGCGGTCACGCTGGGCGCATTTGGCGGCATCTTTATCGGCGGCGGCATCGTGCCGCGTATCGCCGAATGGTTCGCCAGCTCGCCGTTTCGCGCGCGCTTCGAGGCCAAGGGCCGCTTCACCGACTACATCGCGCAGATTCCGACCTATGTCATCATGACGCCGAACCCGGCGCTGCATGGCGTGTCCAAGATCCTGTCCGAACACCTGCGCGGACGCAGCGGCGCCAATACGCTGATGGACCGCGTACAGCAGCTGCGCCACGAGTTGTCGCCGGCCGAGCAGCGCGTCGCCGCCCTGGTGCTGGAGCATCCGCGCAAGGTATTGGGCGAGCCCATCGCCGAGATCGCGCGCCTGGCCGATGTCAGCCAGCCGACCGTGATCCGTTTCTGCCGCTCGCTCGGTTTCCAGGGACTGGCCGAGTTCAAGCTCAAGTTCGCTGGCAGCCTGACCGGCACCATTCCCGTGCGCCACAGCCAGGTGCGCATGAGCGACAGCACGCACGACCTGTCGGCCAAGGTGATCGACAACACCGTGTCGGCCATCCTGAAATTCCGCGACCAGCTCGACGTGCACGGCATCGACCGCGCCATCGAACTGCTGCGCCGCGCGCGCCGCGTCGAGTTCTACGCGATGGGCAATGCGCGGGCGGTGGCGCTCGATGCCCAGCACAAGTTCTTCCGCTTCCGCATCCCGGCCGCGCTGTACGGCGACTCGCACCTGTTCACGCTGGCCGCCGGCCTGCTCGGGCCGGGCGACGTGGTGATCGCGATCTCTACCGCGGGCCAGCTGCCCGAGCTCCTGGCCGCGGTCGACATCGCCCGCGCCGGCGGCGCCGACGTCATCGCCATCACCAGCAGCAAGTCGGCGCTGGCCAAGAAGGCCAGCGTCTGCCTGGCGGTCGACCACAGCGAAGACAGCACCAGCTTCCTGTCGATGATCTCGCGCATCCTGCAACTGCTCCTGGTCGACATCATGTCGGTGGGTATTTCCATCGGAAACCAGAGCGAGGCGGCTGGCGAGGGCAATGCCGAACAGCGCAAGCTGCTCATTTCCCACCTCGATATCTGA
- a CDS encoding tryptophan halogenase family protein, which produces MQNQALKDIVIVGGGTAGWMTAAALSTMLNGRYNIRLVESDEIGIVGVGEATIPMIQRFNRVLGIDEHEFMRETQGSFKLGIEFVNWGKQGERYMHGFGRLGQDLATVPFDQYWQKMRRAGKAAPLEEYSISRMAAKANRFMPARHDVPNSPLRDIAYAYHFDASLYARYLRKLAETRGVTRIEGKIARATQRQGGEHDGFVDAVVLENGERVEGELFIDCSGFRGLLIEQTLHTGYEDWTGWLPADRALAVPCESAARMTPYTSATAHQSGWQWRIPLQHRTGNGHVYCSRFISDDEAASTLLANLDGKALGEPRLIKFQTGMRKQAWNRNVVAIGLAGGFLEPLESTSIHMIQSGIQRLVDFFPDQRWSAIDREEFNRQSRFEYERIRDFIVLHYKLNQRTDSSYWLECANMAIPATLQRKMDMYRSHGRVVRVDNELFSEVGWIQVLEGQNMPIDGYHPLADTQSEADIADYLESVRGVIAQCVKVMPTHDEYIAKMCAARKN; this is translated from the coding sequence ATGCAGAACCAAGCACTCAAAGACATCGTCATCGTCGGCGGCGGCACCGCCGGCTGGATGACCGCGGCGGCGCTGTCGACCATGCTCAACGGCCGCTACAACATCCGCCTGGTCGAATCCGACGAAATCGGCATCGTCGGCGTCGGCGAAGCCACCATTCCGATGATCCAGCGCTTCAACCGCGTGCTCGGCATCGACGAGCACGAGTTCATGCGCGAGACCCAGGGCAGCTTCAAGCTCGGTATCGAATTTGTTAACTGGGGCAAGCAGGGCGAGCGCTACATGCATGGCTTTGGGCGCCTCGGGCAAGACCTGGCGACGGTGCCCTTCGACCAGTACTGGCAGAAGATGCGCCGTGCCGGCAAGGCCGCGCCGCTCGAGGAATATTCGATCTCGCGCATGGCCGCCAAGGCCAACAGGTTCATGCCGGCCCGTCACGACGTGCCCAATTCACCGCTGCGCGATATCGCCTACGCCTACCATTTCGACGCCAGCCTGTATGCGCGCTACCTGCGCAAGCTGGCAGAAACGCGCGGCGTGACCCGCATCGAAGGCAAGATTGCGCGCGCCACCCAGCGCCAGGGTGGTGAGCACGATGGCTTCGTCGACGCCGTGGTGCTCGAGAACGGCGAACGGGTCGAGGGCGAGTTGTTCATCGATTGTTCGGGCTTTCGCGGCCTGCTCATCGAGCAGACCCTGCACACCGGCTACGAAGACTGGACTGGCTGGCTGCCGGCCGACCGCGCACTGGCGGTGCCGTGCGAATCGGCTGCCCGCATGACCCCCTACACCAGCGCCACCGCGCACCAGTCGGGCTGGCAGTGGCGCATTCCGCTGCAGCACCGCACCGGCAACGGCCACGTCTACTGCAGCCGTTTCATCAGCGACGACGAGGCGGCCAGTACCCTGCTGGCGAACCTGGACGGCAAGGCGCTGGGCGAGCCGCGCCTGATCAAGTTCCAGACCGGCATGCGCAAGCAGGCCTGGAACCGCAACGTGGTCGCCATCGGCCTGGCCGGCGGCTTCCTGGAGCCGCTCGAATCGACCAGCATCCACATGATCCAGTCGGGCATCCAGCGCCTGGTCGACTTCTTCCCGGACCAGCGCTGGAGCGCGATCGACCGCGAGGAATTCAACCGCCAGTCGCGCTTCGAATACGAGCGGATCCGCGACTTCATCGTGCTGCACTACAAGCTGAACCAGCGCACCGATTCAAGCTACTGGCTAGAATGCGCCAACATGGCCATTCCCGCGACCCTGCAGCGCAAGATGGACATGTACCGCTCGCATGGGCGCGTGGTCCGGGTCGACAACGAACTGTTTTCCGAAGTGGGCTGGATCCAGGTGCTGGAAGGGCAGAACATGCCGATCGATGGCTACCATCCGCTGGCCGATACCCAGTCCGAGGCTGACATCGCCGACTACCTCGAGAGCGTGCGTGGCGTGATCGCCCAGTGCGTGAAAGTGATGCCGACACACGATGAGTACATTGCCAAAATGTGCGCCGCCAGGAAAAACTAG